A genomic segment from Alistipes senegalensis JC50 encodes:
- a CDS encoding flavodoxin family protein, whose protein sequence is MARKVLIISSSPRRGGNSDLLCDRFMEGAREAGLEVEKVFLKDLKINYCTGCNRCYNGEHPCPQRDDAAGVLEKMVAADVIVMATPVYFYTVCGQMKTLIDRCCARYTEMTDKEFYFILTAAEESIPMMERTVECFRGFLDCLEGPVERGVVYGVGAWHVGEIESSPAMQEAYELGLRA, encoded by the coding sequence ATGGCCAGAAAAGTTTTGATAATCTCATCCAGTCCGCGGCGCGGCGGAAATTCCGACCTGCTGTGCGACCGTTTCATGGAGGGAGCCCGCGAAGCGGGTCTCGAAGTCGAGAAGGTGTTTCTCAAAGACCTGAAGATCAATTATTGTACGGGGTGCAACCGCTGCTACAACGGCGAGCATCCCTGCCCCCAGCGGGACGATGCCGCCGGGGTGTTGGAGAAGATGGTCGCCGCGGATGTGATCGTGATGGCCACGCCGGTCTATTTCTACACGGTGTGCGGCCAGATGAAGACGCTGATCGACCGCTGCTGCGCCCGCTATACCGAGATGACCGACAAGGAGTTCTACTTTATCCTGACGGCCGCCGAGGAGAGCATTCCGATGATGGAGCGCACGGTGGAGTGTTTCCGCGGATTCCTCGACTGTCTCGAAGGGCCCGTGGAGCGCGGCGTGGTCTACGGTGTCGGGGCCTGGCACGTCGGGGAGATCGAATCCTCGCCCGCGATGCAGGAGGCGTACGAACTGGGCCTGCGGGCGTGA
- a CDS encoding cupin domain-containing carboxymuconolactone decarboxylase family protein yields MENEKTFQQMFPQGEPLPEQFSKYFTGQAWLARLTTDAALNVPVSNVTFSPGCRNNWHSHTGGQLLIAVGGRGYYQEKGRPARELLPGDVVEIAPDVVHWHGAAPDSWFSHLAVECNPATNVNTWLEPVDDAQYDAATASRPVFSEGIPVDGAKDPELFEIFDNFALGEVLGHGGLDARTRLMCILASNVASQGRAAFRATLDAALGAGVTPVEVKEVLYQAVPYVGMAKVADFIGAANDVLEARGVGLPLEGQSTTTPADRFEKGLAVQRSIFGAGHIDAMREAAPENQKHIQQYLSDNCFGDFLTRGGLDVKTRELVTFSLLVSLGGCEPQVKGHIAGNVNLGNDKAVLLAVVTQLLPYIGYPRTLNAIGCLNEVLPE; encoded by the coding sequence ATGGAAAACGAAAAGACTTTTCAACAGATGTTTCCGCAGGGCGAACCGCTTCCGGAACAGTTTTCGAAGTATTTTACCGGGCAGGCCTGGCTGGCCCGCCTGACGACGGACGCGGCGCTGAACGTCCCCGTGTCGAACGTCACCTTCTCGCCCGGATGCCGCAACAACTGGCACAGCCATACGGGCGGTCAGCTTCTGATCGCCGTCGGCGGACGGGGCTACTATCAGGAAAAGGGCCGGCCGGCCCGGGAGCTGCTGCCGGGCGACGTGGTGGAGATCGCTCCCGACGTGGTGCACTGGCACGGGGCGGCTCCCGACAGCTGGTTCTCCCATCTGGCCGTCGAGTGCAACCCTGCGACCAATGTGAACACGTGGCTGGAACCCGTCGATGATGCGCAGTATGATGCGGCGACGGCTTCGCGTCCGGTTTTTTCCGAAGGAATTCCGGTGGACGGGGCGAAAGATCCCGAATTATTCGAAATTTTTGATAACTTTGCGCTCGGCGAGGTGCTCGGACACGGCGGACTCGACGCCCGGACGCGGCTGATGTGCATTCTGGCGTCGAACGTCGCTTCGCAGGGCCGCGCCGCATTCCGGGCGACGCTCGATGCGGCGCTCGGGGCGGGCGTTACGCCCGTTGAGGTGAAAGAGGTTCTTTATCAGGCGGTTCCTTATGTCGGCATGGCGAAGGTTGCTGATTTCATCGGGGCGGCCAACGACGTGTTGGAGGCCCGCGGCGTCGGCCTGCCTCTCGAAGGACAGTCAACGACGACCCCTGCGGACCGTTTCGAAAAGGGACTGGCCGTGCAGCGGTCGATTTTCGGCGCCGGGCACATCGACGCGATGCGGGAGGCGGCTCCCGAGAATCAGAAGCATATCCAGCAATATCTGTCGGACAACTGCTTCGGGGATTTCCTGACCCGCGGGGGACTGGACGTGAAGACGCGCGAGCTGGTGACCTTCTCGCTGCTCGTGTCGCTCGGCGGCTGCGAACCGCAGGTGAAGGGGCACATCGCCGGCAACGTGAACCTCGGCAACGACAAGGCTGTCCTGCTGGCCGTCGTGACGCAGCTTCTGCCCTACATAGGCTATCCGCGGACGCTGAACGCCATCGGATGCCTGAACGAAGTGCTGCCTGAATGA
- a CDS encoding 1-deoxy-D-xylulose-5-phosphate synthase, with protein MYLEKIDSPADVKRLSVGELTLLSGEIREALLHKVSAHGGHFGPNLGMVEATVALHYVFDSPKDKLVFDVSHQSYVHKMLTGRRRAFLDPAEYDGVSGYSEPSESEHDHFVIGHTSTSVSLAGGLAKARDLQGGEGNVVAVIGDGSLSGGEAFEGLDYAAELGTNFIVVVNDNQMSIAENHGGLYGNLQELRESGGNCACNFFRAMGFDYRYVADGNDVGALIGAFSAVKDTAHPVVVHINTLKGKGYARAEQDRETYHWRAPFDLATGEPTAPAGAEGYDALTARYLLERMKQDPRVVAITSGTPSVMGFTPERRREAGAQFVDVGIAEEHAVALASGIARGGGKPVYGVYSTFIQRAYDQLSQDLCINGNPAVLLVFWGSLTAMNDVTHLCFFDIPLLGNIPNLVYLAPTCREEYFAMLDWSMRQTEHPVAIRVPAAEVSSREGFVAADYGELNRYEVVRRGSGVAVVALGSFFGLGEEVAELLKERTGIEATLINPRYITGIDEALLSELKADHRLVVTLEDGVLDGGFGEKIARFYGTSEMKVLNCGARKEFADRFDPEEFLRENRLTPGQIVEDVVTVMN; from the coding sequence ATGTATTTGGAGAAAATCGACTCCCCGGCAGATGTGAAACGGCTTTCCGTCGGGGAACTCACCCTGCTGAGCGGTGAGATCCGTGAAGCGCTGCTGCACAAGGTCAGCGCGCACGGCGGGCACTTCGGGCCCAATCTGGGCATGGTCGAGGCGACCGTGGCCCTGCACTATGTTTTCGATTCGCCGAAAGACAAGCTCGTCTTCGACGTTTCGCACCAGAGTTACGTGCACAAGATGCTGACCGGACGCCGCCGGGCGTTCCTCGATCCTGCGGAATACGACGGGGTTTCGGGTTATTCCGAACCGTCGGAGAGCGAACACGACCACTTCGTCATCGGCCACACCTCCACGTCGGTCAGTCTGGCGGGAGGACTGGCCAAAGCCCGCGACTTGCAGGGCGGCGAAGGGAATGTCGTGGCCGTCATCGGCGACGGATCGCTGAGCGGAGGCGAGGCGTTCGAGGGGCTGGACTACGCCGCCGAACTGGGCACGAATTTCATCGTCGTCGTGAACGACAACCAGATGTCCATTGCCGAGAATCACGGCGGGCTCTACGGCAATCTGCAAGAGCTGCGCGAAAGCGGCGGAAACTGCGCCTGCAACTTCTTCCGGGCGATGGGTTTCGATTATCGCTATGTCGCCGACGGCAACGACGTGGGGGCTCTGATCGGGGCGTTCTCCGCCGTGAAGGATACGGCGCATCCCGTCGTCGTGCATATCAATACGCTGAAAGGCAAGGGATACGCCCGTGCCGAGCAGGACCGGGAGACCTACCATTGGCGGGCGCCGTTCGACCTGGCGACGGGCGAACCGACGGCTCCGGCCGGAGCGGAGGGGTACGATGCGCTGACGGCGCGCTATCTGCTCGAACGGATGAAGCAGGACCCGCGCGTGGTGGCCATTACGTCGGGAACCCCCTCGGTGATGGGCTTCACGCCGGAGCGCCGCCGGGAGGCCGGGGCGCAGTTCGTGGATGTCGGCATCGCCGAGGAGCATGCCGTGGCACTGGCCTCCGGAATTGCCAGGGGCGGCGGCAAACCCGTCTACGGGGTTTACAGCACGTTCATTCAGCGGGCGTACGACCAGCTTTCGCAGGACCTTTGCATCAACGGCAATCCGGCCGTGCTGCTGGTTTTCTGGGGCTCACTGACGGCGATGAACGACGTTACGCACCTCTGTTTCTTCGACATTCCGCTGCTGGGGAACATTCCGAATCTGGTCTATCTGGCTCCGACCTGCCGGGAGGAGTATTTCGCCATGTTGGATTGGAGCATGCGCCAGACGGAACACCCCGTGGCCATCCGCGTTCCGGCCGCGGAGGTTTCCTCGCGCGAGGGGTTCGTCGCGGCGGATTACGGCGAGCTGAACCGCTACGAGGTCGTCCGTCGGGGAAGCGGCGTGGCCGTCGTGGCGCTGGGTTCCTTCTTCGGGCTCGGCGAGGAGGTTGCGGAGCTGCTGAAAGAGCGGACGGGAATCGAAGCCACGCTGATCAATCCGCGCTACATTACCGGCATCGACGAAGCGCTGCTGTCGGAACTGAAAGCCGATCACCGGCTGGTGGTGACGCTGGAAGACGGCGTGCTGGACGGCGGTTTCGGCGAGAAGATCGCACGCTTCTACGGCACGTCGGAGATGAAGGTGCTCAACTGCGGGGCCCGGAAGGAGTTCGCAGACCGCTTCGATCCCGAAGAGTTCCTGCGCGAAAACCGGCTCACGCCCGGACAGATCGTAGAGGATGTCGTCACAGTCATGAATTGA
- the gpmA gene encoding 2,3-diphosphoglycerate-dependent phosphoglycerate mutase produces the protein MKKIVLLRHGESVWNRENRFTGWTDVDLSEKGVAEAVKAGETLRKEGFHFGCAYTSYLKRAVKTLDVVLDRMDLDWIPVTKTWRLNEKHYGMLQGLNKRETAEKYGDEQVHVWRRSYDVAPAPLAEDDPRNPRLDPRYAGIPDAELPRTESLCDTVARTMPYWECEILPALARYDQVLVVAHGNSLRGIIKNLKGISDEAISEFNLPTAVPYVFEFDEGLGYVKDYFLGDPAEIAKLMEAVANQGKA, from the coding sequence ATGAAAAAGATCGTTTTGCTCCGCCACGGCGAGAGCGTATGGAACAGGGAGAACCGGTTCACGGGGTGGACCGATGTGGATTTGAGCGAAAAGGGCGTCGCCGAGGCGGTGAAAGCCGGGGAGACGCTCCGCAAGGAGGGGTTTCATTTCGGATGCGCCTATACCTCTTATTTGAAACGGGCCGTGAAGACCCTCGATGTCGTGCTCGATCGGATGGATCTGGACTGGATTCCGGTGACGAAGACGTGGCGGCTCAACGAGAAGCACTACGGCATGTTGCAGGGGCTGAACAAGCGCGAGACGGCCGAGAAGTACGGCGACGAGCAGGTGCATGTCTGGCGCCGCAGCTACGACGTGGCTCCCGCGCCCTTGGCCGAGGATGATCCGCGCAATCCGCGCCTCGATCCCCGTTATGCAGGGATTCCCGATGCCGAACTGCCCCGCACCGAGTCGCTCTGCGACACCGTGGCCCGCACGATGCCCTATTGGGAGTGCGAGATACTCCCGGCGCTGGCCCGTTACGATCAGGTGCTGGTCGTGGCCCACGGCAACAGCCTGCGCGGCATCATCAAGAACCTGAAAGGCATTTCGGACGAGGCCATTTCGGAATTCAACCTCCCGACGGCCGTGCCCTACGTCTTCGAATTCGACGAGGGGTTGGGCTATGTGAAGGACTATTTCCTGGGCGATCCCGCCGAGATCGCCAAACTGATGGAGGCCGTCGCCAACCAGGGCAAGGCGTAA
- a CDS encoding 2-hydroxyacid dehydrogenase, giving the protein MKITLFGTQPYDKESFERIRDAYGFDICYHRSHLNANNVALARGSDAVCIFVNDTADAETIRQLADLNVKLIALRCAGFNNVDLNAAARYGIPVVRVPAYSPHAVAEHAVALMLALNRKVHRAYWRTRDGNFSLHGLLGFDMYGKTAGIVGTGKIARELIRILKGFGMTVVAYDPYPDRRYAAEAGITYVSLDELYSRADIISLHCPLTDRTRYMIGDVAISHMKPGVILINTGRGQLIHTEALIDGLKEKKIGAAGLDVYEEEADYFYEDTSDRIMDDDVLARLLSFNNVIVTSHQGFFTREALDNIAHTTLQNISDFSEHRELVNEVRAEPENAVVK; this is encoded by the coding sequence ATGAAAATAACGCTTTTCGGAACACAGCCTTACGACAAGGAGTCTTTCGAGCGCATCCGCGACGCTTACGGATTCGATATATGCTACCACCGCAGCCATCTGAACGCCAATAACGTAGCTCTTGCCAGGGGCTCCGATGCGGTCTGCATCTTCGTCAACGACACGGCCGACGCCGAAACCATCCGCCAGCTGGCCGATCTGAACGTGAAGCTGATCGCGCTGCGCTGTGCGGGCTTCAACAACGTGGACCTGAATGCCGCGGCCCGCTACGGGATTCCCGTGGTGCGGGTTCCGGCCTATTCGCCGCATGCCGTGGCCGAACACGCCGTGGCGCTGATGCTGGCGCTCAACCGCAAGGTCCACCGCGCCTACTGGCGCACGCGCGACGGCAATTTCTCGCTCCACGGCCTGCTGGGATTCGACATGTACGGCAAGACCGCCGGCATCGTCGGCACGGGCAAGATCGCCCGCGAGCTGATCCGCATCCTCAAGGGCTTCGGCATGACGGTCGTGGCCTACGATCCCTACCCCGACCGGCGCTACGCCGCCGAGGCAGGCATTACCTACGTGTCGCTCGACGAGTTGTACAGCCGTGCGGACATCATCTCGCTGCACTGCCCCCTGACCGACAGGACGCGCTACATGATCGGCGACGTGGCCATCTCGCACATGAAGCCGGGCGTGATCCTCATCAACACGGGCCGCGGCCAGCTGATCCACACCGAGGCGCTGATCGACGGGCTGAAGGAGAAGAAGATCGGGGCCGCGGGGCTGGATGTCTACGAGGAGGAGGCCGACTACTTCTACGAGGACACCTCGGACCGGATCATGGACGACGACGTGCTGGCGCGCCTGCTGTCGTTCAACAACGTGATCGTCACCTCGCATCAGGGATTTTTCACACGTGAAGCATTGGATAATATAGCGCATACTACGTTGCAGAATATCAGCGATTTTTCGGAACACCGGGAGCTGGTGAACGAGGTGCGCGCCGAACCCGAAAACGCAGTCGTAAAATAG
- a CDS encoding class I fructose-bisphosphate aldolase, producing the protein MSKTVEILGEQAGYYLSHVCRTIDKKSLYLPGPDTVERIWTDSDRNIRTLGSLRWILSNGRLGGTGYVSILPVDQGIEHSAGASFAPNPAYFDPENIVKLALEGGCNAVASTFGVLGAVARKYAHRIPFIVKLNHNELLSYPNSYDQVLFGSVRDAWNMGAAAVGATIYFGSEQSRRQLVEIARAFDEAHELGMATILWCYLRNEGFKKEGVDYHASADLTGQADHLGVTIKADIVKQKLPSNNGGFRAVGFGKTGDKVYTELTSDHPIDLCRYQVANGYMGRVGLINSGGESHGESDLKEAVTTAVVNKRAGGMGLISGRKAFQRPMKEGIALLHAVQDVYLDDEVTIA; encoded by the coding sequence ATGAGCAAGACTGTTGAAATTCTCGGGGAGCAGGCCGGTTATTACCTCTCCCACGTATGCCGCACGATCGACAAGAAGTCGCTGTACCTGCCGGGACCCGACACCGTGGAGCGCATCTGGACGGATTCCGACCGCAACATCCGCACGCTGGGCAGCCTCCGGTGGATTCTCTCGAACGGCCGCCTGGGCGGCACGGGCTATGTCTCGATCCTGCCCGTGGATCAGGGCATCGAGCACTCCGCGGGGGCCTCGTTCGCCCCGAATCCCGCCTATTTCGATCCGGAGAACATCGTGAAGCTGGCCCTCGAGGGCGGCTGCAATGCCGTGGCTTCGACCTTCGGCGTGCTCGGGGCCGTGGCCCGGAAATATGCGCACAGGATACCGTTCATCGTCAAGCTCAACCACAACGAGCTGCTTTCCTATCCCAACTCCTACGACCAGGTCCTGTTCGGCTCGGTGCGCGATGCGTGGAACATGGGCGCCGCGGCCGTCGGGGCTACGATCTATTTCGGTTCGGAGCAGAGCCGCCGGCAGCTGGTCGAGATCGCCCGCGCCTTCGACGAGGCGCATGAACTGGGCATGGCGACGATCCTGTGGTGTTACCTGCGCAACGAGGGATTCAAAAAGGAGGGCGTCGATTACCATGCCTCGGCCGACCTCACTGGGCAGGCCGACCATCTGGGCGTGACGATCAAGGCCGACATCGTGAAGCAGAAACTCCCGTCGAACAACGGCGGCTTCCGGGCCGTCGGCTTCGGCAAGACCGGCGACAAGGTCTACACGGAACTGACCTCCGACCACCCTATCGACCTTTGCCGTTATCAGGTGGCCAACGGCTACATGGGCCGCGTGGGGCTTATCAACTCGGGCGGCGAGTCGCACGGGGAGTCCGATCTGAAAGAGGCGGTCACGACGGCCGTCGTCAACAAGCGCGCCGGCGGCATGGGGCTCATCAGCGGCCGCAAAGCCTTTCAGCGTCCGATGAAGGAGGGCATCGCGCTGCTGCACGCCGTTCAGGACGTTTATCTCGACGACGAGGTGACGATCGCATAA
- a CDS encoding helix-turn-helix domain-containing protein, whose protein sequence is MSQVNPIITTPEEQFVVGESDFAFFDNYACRIEGGAFLFCRSGSAQASVNQYQGEVRRNTMVLLLPGSILLLTDRTEDFRVTFCAFSRDLFAEAAFRLDPSFFRTLGERPISYPPARVVEGAAIWFQMAAYTYRDRNNVFRNTIIKNRLQNVLLESYDKMQRFAARQPRTPEVTTRQTDLFQRFVALVHEYCSQEREVAFYADKLCISTRYLSTIVRSVARSSAKEFIDRAVILEIKMMLQSTDLSVQEIAYRLRFPDQSYLGRFFKKHTGESPTEYRNMRK, encoded by the coding sequence ATGTCTCAGGTGAATCCGATAATTACCACCCCGGAAGAGCAGTTCGTCGTCGGAGAGTCCGATTTCGCCTTCTTCGACAACTACGCATGCCGTATCGAAGGCGGGGCGTTTCTGTTCTGCCGCAGCGGCAGCGCGCAGGCATCCGTCAACCAGTATCAGGGCGAGGTGCGGCGCAATACGATGGTGCTGCTGCTGCCCGGTTCGATTCTGCTGCTCACCGACCGCACGGAGGATTTCAGGGTGACATTCTGCGCTTTTTCGCGCGATCTTTTCGCCGAGGCGGCGTTCCGTCTGGACCCTTCGTTCTTCCGTACCCTGGGCGAGCGGCCGATCTCCTACCCTCCGGCGCGGGTCGTCGAAGGGGCTGCGATCTGGTTCCAGATGGCGGCCTACACCTACCGCGACCGGAACAACGTGTTCCGCAATACGATCATCAAAAACCGTCTGCAAAACGTGCTGCTGGAGAGTTACGACAAGATGCAGCGCTTCGCCGCACGGCAGCCGCGGACGCCCGAGGTCACCACGCGGCAGACCGATCTTTTCCAGCGTTTCGTGGCCCTCGTGCACGAATACTGCTCGCAGGAACGCGAGGTCGCGTTCTATGCCGACAAACTCTGCATATCGACCCGTTACCTCTCGACCATCGTGCGGAGCGTGGCGAGGAGTTCGGCCAAGGAGTTCATCGACCGGGCGGTGATCCTCGAAATCAAGATGATGCTTCAATCGACCGACCTTTCGGTGCAGGAGATCGCCTACCGGCTTCGGTTCCCCGACCAGTCGTATCTGGGGCGCTTTTTCAAGAAACACACCGGGGAGTCGCCCACCGAGTACCGGAATATGCGGAAATAA
- a CDS encoding efflux RND transporter periplasmic adaptor subunit, giving the protein MKQTFVKAALAAYCMAAVACGQAPTAMGPGEYAVMTVATTDREIQSNYSASIRGRQDIAIYPQVAGTISELCVTEGQQVSKGQTLFIIDQVPYKAALQTAEANVAAAKASVATAQLTYDSKKELFAKNVVSQYDLSTANNNLLTAKAQLAQAEAQRVNAANNLSYTVVKAPANGVVGTLPYRVGALVSASIPQPLTTVSDNSEMYVYFSMNENQLLNLTRRYGSVAETLKNMSAVQLQLSDGSIYDLPGRVESISGVIDTSTGSVSLRAAFPNPNGLLHSGGAGNIILPSIYKDCIAVPQAATFELQDKVYVYKVVDGKASSSIIDVEKLSNGREYIVRSGLTPGDVIVAEGVGLLREGTPIVPKGQSGAVQAAPAEQAHATEAAEETETAKEE; this is encoded by the coding sequence ATGAAGCAAACATTTGTGAAGGCTGCCTTAGCGGCATACTGCATGGCAGCCGTCGCCTGTGGGCAGGCGCCTACGGCAATGGGTCCCGGCGAATACGCCGTGATGACCGTAGCCACCACCGACCGCGAGATCCAGAGCAACTACTCGGCGAGCATCCGCGGCCGTCAGGACATCGCAATCTATCCGCAGGTGGCGGGCACGATCTCGGAACTCTGCGTCACGGAAGGCCAGCAGGTATCGAAAGGCCAGACCCTTTTCATCATCGACCAGGTGCCCTACAAAGCCGCCCTGCAAACCGCCGAAGCCAACGTCGCGGCCGCCAAAGCCAGCGTAGCCACGGCTCAGCTCACTTATGACAGCAAGAAAGAACTTTTCGCCAAGAACGTCGTTTCGCAGTACGACCTGTCAACGGCCAACAACAACCTGCTGACGGCCAAGGCTCAGCTCGCACAGGCCGAGGCACAGCGCGTGAACGCCGCCAACAACCTCTCCTATACGGTCGTGAAGGCCCCGGCCAACGGCGTGGTCGGCACGCTGCCGTACCGTGTCGGCGCACTGGTGAGCGCTTCGATCCCGCAGCCGCTGACCACCGTGTCGGACAACTCGGAGATGTACGTTTACTTCTCGATGAACGAAAACCAGCTGCTGAACCTCACGCGCCGCTACGGCTCGGTCGCCGAAACGCTCAAAAACATGTCGGCCGTGCAGTTGCAGCTCAGCGACGGTTCGATCTATGACCTGCCGGGCCGCGTGGAGTCGATCAGCGGCGTCATCGACACCTCGACGGGCAGCGTGTCGCTGCGCGCGGCGTTCCCCAACCCGAACGGACTGCTGCACAGCGGCGGCGCAGGCAACATCATCCTGCCGAGCATCTACAAGGATTGCATCGCCGTTCCGCAGGCCGCGACGTTCGAACTGCAAGACAAAGTGTATGTATATAAGGTAGTGGACGGCAAGGCATCCTCGTCGATCATCGACGTTGAGAAACTCTCGAACGGCCGCGAGTACATCGTGCGTTCGGGACTCACGCCGGGCGACGTGATCGTAGCCGAAGGCGTCGGCCTGCTGCGCGAAGGCACGCCCATCGTACCGAAGGGACAAAGTGGTGCCGTACAGGCTGCTCCGGCCGAGCAGGCTCACGCAACCGAAGCTGCCGAGGAAACTGAAACCGCAAAGGAGGAATAA